The Cyanobacterium sp. T60_A2020_053 genome has a window encoding:
- a CDS encoding type II toxin-antitoxin system HicA family toxin has translation MKIPRDLSSTDLIKALNKLGYKVSHQTGSHIRLTTGENGEHHLTIPAHNPLKVGTLNSILRDVANHFNLTKNELNNKLFI, from the coding sequence GTGAAAATCCCTAGAGATTTATCTAGTACAGACTTAATTAAAGCTCTAAATAAATTGGGATATAAAGTTAGCCATCAAACAGGCAGCCATATTCGCTTAACCACAGGAGAAAATGGAGAACATCATCTTACAATACCTGCCCATAATCCTTTAAAAGTAGGCACATTAAATTCTATATTACGAGACGTTGCTAATCATTTTAATTTAACTAAAAATGAATTAAATAATAAACTTTTTATCTGA
- a CDS encoding 2-oxoisovalerate dehydrogenase, which produces MKPIKEIIFLVEEATEGGYIAQALGESIFTEAETLEQLKIEIKDAVNCHFIDEEMLPQIIRLHIVRDEVIAS; this is translated from the coding sequence ATGAAACCTATCAAAGAAATTATTTTTTTAGTAGAGGAAGCTACAGAAGGTGGTTATATTGCCCAAGCATTAGGAGAGTCAATTTTCACTGAAGCAGAAACTCTTGAACAATTAAAGATAGAGATCAAAGATGCTGTTAATTGTCATTTTATCGATGAAGAAATGCTCCCTCAAATAATTCGTTTACATATTGTTAGAGATGAAGTAATCGCATCGTGA
- a CDS encoding type II toxin-antitoxin system PemK/MazF family toxin, which yields MTPKVREIWLVSFPFSDLRAIKLRPALVVANHKEEVIILGIFSKIPNEKLRKTWVLISENDPEFQETGLKKTSLIRADKIATLSKFIFQRKLGILSIDFMKKVDLALKTSLNL from the coding sequence ATGACACCAAAAGTTAGAGAAATTTGGTTAGTTTCGTTTCCTTTTAGTGATTTAAGAGCGATAAAACTTCGTCCTGCTTTAGTTGTTGCTAATCATAAAGAAGAAGTAATTATTTTAGGGATATTCTCAAAAATACCTAATGAAAAATTACGAAAAACTTGGGTTTTAATTTCTGAAAATGATCCTGAATTTCAAGAAACGGGATTGAAAAAAACTTCTTTAATTAGGGCTGATAAAATAGCAACTCTTAGTAAGTTTATTTTTCAAAGAAAGTTGGGTATATTATCTATTGATTTTATGAAAAAGGTTGATTTAGCCCTGAAAACATCTCTAAATTTATAA
- a CDS encoding DUF5615 family PIN-like protein codes for MKLLFDENLSPKLPLRLRDIFPDSLHVRDVGMKATVDSIVWDYAKDNNLMIVSKDSDMHDLSLVFGSPPKVIWLRLGNCSTLQVENLLRREFEAIKLFYQDQNSSLLYLS; via the coding sequence ATGAAACTACTTTTTGATGAAAATTTATCACCTAAATTACCACTGCGTCTGAGGGATATTTTCCCCGATTCACTTCATGTTCGAGATGTGGGAATGAAGGCTACAGTTGATTCCATCGTTTGGGATTATGCCAAAGACAATAATTTGATGATTGTCTCGAAAGATTCTGATATGCACGATTTAAGTTTAGTATTTGGTAGTCCACCAAAAGTAATTTGGCTTCGACTCGGTAACTGTTCAACATTACAAGTTGAAAATCTCTTGCGTCGTGAGTTTGAGGCGATTAAATTGTTTTATCAAGATCAAAATTCATCTTTACTTTATCTCTCCTAA
- a CDS encoding DUF433 domain-containing protein, translated as MNYRNYITVEANKRGGKPCVRGLRITVYEVLEYLASEMTEAEILDDFPDLTREDLKACIAYAADRERRLMTAPLS; from the coding sequence ATGAATTATAGAAATTACATTACGGTGGAAGCAAACAAAAGAGGTGGCAAACCTTGTGTGCGTGGTTTACGCATTACGGTTTATGAAGTGCTAGAATATCTAGCTTCTGAAATGACGGAGGCAGAAATTCTTGATGATTTTCCTGATCTAACCAGAGAAGATTTAAAGGCTTGTATTGCTTATGCTGCAGATCGTGAACGTCGTTTAATGACTGCCCCATTATCCTGA
- a CDS encoding PIN domain-containing protein, which yields MERIIPIADTGFIVALLNKKDSRHTEVVSIYLQYSTIIVPQTVLAEVAYLVGKESGILTVVAFLKGLSDSRFKIIPLIDLDLIRVAQILEQYHDSRIDFVDAKVMAVAERYDTKIVLTIDYRDFIIFRPQHCLNFEIKP from the coding sequence ATGGAAAGAATAATACCGATTGCCGATACTGGTTTTATTGTTGCTTTACTTAATAAAAAAGACTCAAGACATACTGAAGTAGTATCTATTTACTTGCAATATTCTACGATCATTGTACCGCAAACAGTTCTAGCAGAAGTGGCTTATTTGGTGGGCAAAGAAAGTGGAATCTTGACAGTGGTGGCTTTTCTCAAAGGTTTAAGCGATAGTCGCTTTAAAATTATTCCTTTAATTGATTTAGATTTAATTCGTGTTGCTCAAATACTAGAGCAATATCATGATAGTCGTATTGATTTTGTTGATGCAAAGGTAATGGCGGTTGCTGAACGTTATGATACCAAAATAGTGTTGACGATAGATTATAGAGATTTTATTATTTTTCGTCCTCAACATTGCTTAAATTTTGAAATCAAGCCATAA
- a CDS encoding lecithin retinol acyltransferase family protein — MAKGDHLYKGMWFNGNPITHHGIDCGDGYVIEFQGYDRGGKIAIVTLHEFSNRRDVKIKYYEKGAIDDSDTVIKRAKELLDPKKAEKILGQKEYCVFFNNCEHFATYCKTGLKQSEQIKFFRNTGINIIKSQSRVIQKSVFKGATTTVTQGVVTKATTQAVTKAVVKSPVSKLLINTGLKQAPKIATTTGRIAGGAVGVAGIATGFATDWVIEKTLKDDTSLSQSERDARKNGRIAGQVGTTAGAVVGGVIGGTMGGIVAIVAGAALAPIALGGLAAFGIYKMSQKDQ; from the coding sequence ATGGCTAAGGGCGATCATCTTTACAAAGGTATGTGGTTCAACGGTAATCCCATCACACATCATGGCATAGATTGCGGTGATGGTTATGTTATTGAGTTTCAGGGATATGATAGAGGCGGAAAAATAGCCATAGTTACACTGCACGAATTTTCAAATAGACGTGATGTAAAAATAAAATACTATGAAAAAGGAGCTATAGATGACTCAGATACTGTGATAAAAAGAGCCAAAGAGTTATTAGACCCAAAAAAGGCTGAGAAAATTTTAGGTCAAAAAGAGTATTGTGTCTTTTTTAATAATTGTGAACATTTCGCTACATACTGTAAAACTGGATTGAAACAGAGTGAACAGATTAAATTTTTTAGGAATACTGGAATTAATATTATCAAAAGTCAAAGTAGGGTAATACAAAAAAGTGTTTTCAAAGGTGCAACAACTACAGTTACTCAAGGGGTAGTGACAAAAGCTACCACCCAAGCTGTTACTAAGGCAGTGGTTAAGTCTCCAGTCTCAAAATTATTGATTAATACAGGCTTAAAACAAGCACCTAAAATCGCTACAACTACGGGTAGAATAGCCGGGGGTGCAGTTGGTGTAGCAGGTATTGCCACAGGATTTGCTACAGATTGGGTAATAGAAAAAACCTTGAAAGATGATACGAGTTTATCTCAAAGTGAACGAGATGCCAGAAAAAATGGCAGAATTGCTGGACAAGTTGGCACAACAGCTGGAGCGGTTGTCGGTGGTGTCATAGGCGGTACAATGGGTGGAATTGTTGCTATTGTTGCTGGTGCGGCACTAGCGCCCATCGCCCTAGGCGGATTAGCCGCTTTTGGTATATATAAAATGTCTCAAAAAGATCAATAG
- a CDS encoding peptidase domain-containing ABC transporter has protein sequence MVYTLGSVDEFLATVAPFNQLSSTTIQEIAQYISPLKYEMGQIMLVKDKIPPYICIIYEGQARYIGYDPRSGSPSSLKLLSSGDVIGWESLIRGFACETAIASSNLVALTIERDTFFQLLKDNPAMEAYYQQQPGLMEVFTTIGYQLSLQATGEGNLKELALEKLTTAQVCHLKAGKINNLPNLNDGKQWYLSSGDIEGRETGAKIVDGEKISALTDIRLIALNIPNLRPSPQSNSTDDPWTAEETIKTATAEVLIDNDNIPIADSKILQEQPKTLSKASKIPLKNYPFFSGKNEAEIGIACMRMLSKYFNIPFRKDILERIINEQVEKQGRLSLEICGAITELLGLNSQLTEVPAGAFSRLTAPFLVKLEDSLVVIYAIDDKTVVVADPSLGRIKEYQTLAFLERWGQKGKVLLLKKTKETAQEKFGLSWFIPSLIKYKWMLVEVFVASFFVQLFALANPLMIQVIIDKVIAQNSPDTLQVLGIFLVVLAVFEALLSTLRTYSFVDTTNRIDMALGSEIIDHLLRLPLRYFEKRPVGEISTRINELENIRSFLTGTALTVVLDAIFSVIYIAVMFIYSPLLTFVTIGVIPIFVALTLIFSPLIRRQLRDKAERNADTQSHLVEIMNGIQTVKAQNIELKSRWEWQERYANYVGTGFRTVITQTLAGSASNFLNKLSQLLILWVGASLVLQQELTLGQLIAFRIIAGYVTSPILRLAQLWQNFQQTALSLERLADIVDHPEEGEEDRNNIPMPLISGKLKYENVCFRFKPNTPLQLNNVNIEIPAGTFVGIVGESGAGKSTFTKLVSRLYEPESGRILIDDYDVNRVELYSLRRQIGVVPQESLLFDGSVLSNIALTNPDATTDEIIEAAKVAVAHDFVMGLSSGYNTRVGERGAGLSGGQRQRIAIARTILQNPRMLVLDEATSALDYNTEAQVCQNLISAFDDRTVLFITHRLGTIQNADMIVVMDQGSIVEVGTHEELMRLEGRYFYLYQQQKRTIS, from the coding sequence ATGGTCTATACTTTAGGATCGGTGGATGAATTTTTAGCCACTGTCGCCCCTTTTAATCAATTATCAAGCACAACTATTCAAGAGATAGCCCAGTATATCAGCCCCCTAAAATACGAAATGGGGCAAATTATGCTGGTAAAAGACAAAATTCCCCCGTATATTTGTATTATATATGAAGGACAAGCACGATATATCGGTTATGATCCGCGCAGTGGCTCTCCTTCTAGTTTAAAATTACTTAGTAGTGGCGATGTTATCGGTTGGGAAAGTTTAATCAGGGGTTTTGCCTGTGAAACCGCCATCGCTTCCAGTAACTTGGTGGCTTTAACCATCGAAAGAGATACTTTTTTTCAGTTATTAAAAGATAACCCCGCCATGGAGGCATATTATCAACAGCAACCCGGTTTGATGGAAGTTTTTACCACCATCGGTTATCAATTAAGCCTACAAGCAACGGGAGAAGGCAATCTCAAAGAATTGGCGTTGGAAAAATTAACCACTGCGCAAGTATGCCATCTCAAAGCAGGAAAAATTAATAATCTTCCTAATCTCAATGATGGTAAACAATGGTATTTGAGTAGTGGTGACATAGAAGGAAGGGAGACGGGCGCTAAAATAGTAGATGGTGAAAAAATTAGCGCCCTCACCGATATTCGTTTAATTGCTTTAAATATCCCCAATCTGCGCCCTTCACCGCAATCAAATAGTACAGATGATCCTTGGACAGCAGAAGAAACCATTAAAACCGCTACAGCAGAAGTATTAATCGACAATGATAATATACCCATTGCTGATAGCAAAATATTACAAGAGCAACCGAAAACCTTATCAAAAGCATCAAAAATTCCTTTAAAAAATTATCCTTTTTTTAGTGGTAAAAATGAAGCCGAAATCGGCATCGCTTGTATGCGAATGTTAAGTAAATATTTTAACATTCCTTTTCGTAAAGATATTTTAGAACGTATCATTAATGAACAAGTAGAAAAACAAGGAAGATTATCCCTAGAAATTTGTGGAGCAATTACCGAATTATTAGGATTAAACAGTCAATTAACTGAAGTGCCGGCGGGCGCTTTTAGTCGCTTAACAGCGCCCTTCCTCGTTAAACTAGAGGATTCCTTAGTAGTAATTTACGCTATCGATGATAAAACCGTAGTAGTTGCTGATCCGAGTTTAGGAAGAATTAAAGAATATCAAACCCTAGCATTTTTAGAAAGATGGGGACAAAAAGGCAAAGTTTTATTACTGAAAAAAACCAAAGAAACCGCCCAAGAAAAATTTGGTTTAAGCTGGTTTATTCCTTCCTTAATTAAATATAAATGGATGCTAGTGGAAGTTTTTGTTGCTTCCTTTTTTGTGCAACTATTTGCCCTAGCAAATCCCTTAATGATTCAGGTCATTATCGATAAAGTAATCGCTCAAAATAGCCCCGATACTTTGCAAGTTTTAGGAATTTTTCTGGTAGTTTTAGCGGTATTTGAAGCGCTTTTAAGCACTTTGCGCACCTATTCTTTTGTGGATACCACTAACCGCATTGACATGGCGCTGGGTTCAGAAATTATTGACCATCTTTTAAGGCTACCCCTGCGGTACTTTGAAAAGCGCCCTGTGGGAGAGATTTCGACCCGTATCAACGAGTTAGAGAACATTAGGTCATTTTTGACGGGAACAGCGTTAACGGTGGTGCTAGACGCTATTTTCTCGGTGATTTACATTGCCGTAATGTTCATTTATAGCCCGTTATTAACCTTTGTTACCATCGGTGTTATCCCCATTTTTGTCGCCTTAACCCTAATTTTTTCGCCCCTCATTCGCCGTCAGTTGCGCGATAAAGCTGAGAGAAACGCCGATACTCAATCCCATTTAGTGGAAATTATGAACGGTATTCAAACGGTGAAGGCGCAGAATATCGAGTTAAAATCCCGTTGGGAATGGCAGGAAAGATATGCTAATTATGTTGGTACAGGTTTTCGTACGGTAATTACTCAAACATTAGCAGGTTCAGCGAGTAATTTTCTGAATAAATTATCTCAGTTGTTAATCTTGTGGGTGGGCGCTTCGTTGGTGTTACAACAAGAGTTAACGTTAGGGCAGTTAATCGCTTTCCGTATCATTGCTGGATATGTAACCTCACCAATTTTGAGACTGGCTCAATTATGGCAAAATTTCCAACAAACGGCGCTATCATTGGAACGTTTAGCGGATATTGTCGATCATCCAGAGGAAGGGGAGGAAGACCGTAATAATATTCCCATGCCTCTAATTAGCGGTAAACTGAAGTATGAAAATGTTTGTTTTCGCTTTAAACCTAATACACCTTTACAGTTAAATAACGTTAATATTGAGATTCCTGCGGGTACTTTTGTGGGTATTGTGGGGGAGAGTGGCGCTGGTAAAAGTACCTTTACTAAGCTGGTTTCGCGCCTGTATGAGCCTGAATCGGGGCGTATTTTGATTGATGATTATGATGTTAACCGTGTGGAATTATACTCCCTGCGCCGTCAAATTGGGGTTGTACCGCAAGAAAGTTTGTTGTTTGATGGATCGGTTTTGAGTAATATTGCTTTAACTAATCCTGATGCTACCACTGATGAAATTATCGAGGCGGCTAAAGTGGCAGTAGCGCACGATTTCGTCATGGGTTTATCTAGTGGTTATAATACCAGAGTTGGGGAGAGGGGCGCTGGGCTTTCTGGGGGGCAACGGCAAAGAATTGCCATCGCGCGGACGATTTTACAAAATCCTCGCATGTTGGTGCTAGATGAGGCGACAAGCGCCCTTGACTACAACACGGAAGCGCAGGTATGTCAAAATTTAATTAGTGCTTTTGATGATCGCACGGTATTATTTATTACCCATCGTCTCGGTACGATTCAAAATGCTGATATGATCGTGGTGATGGATCAAGGTTCCATTGTGGAAGTTGGTACACACGAGGAGTTAATGAGGTTAGAAGGGCGCTATTTCTATCTTTATCAACAGCAAAAAAGGACTATTAGTTAA
- a CDS encoding glycosyltransferase family 4 protein: protein MRILIYSYNYHPEPIGIAPLMTELAEGLATKGHDVRVLTAMPWYPESKIYPEYQGKIYYQETINNVKIYRSFVWVTPKRNFLNRALFEISFSFLSFWQGLKFWSPDLILLTIPGLPVIIPAFLLSKIYQAPLIVNLQDILPEAAVQVGLLSNKKLIKVFEFLEKFSYRVADKITVIADGFTDNLLKKQVNTQKITKISNWVNIDFIQPVKKANSYFIQENNLQGKFIVLYSGNIALTQPVEILISVASKLKHLDDLVIVIVGKEDALIKLEQKRQQLNCENVLLKSFQPREKLPQMLGAIDIGMVVQKSNVIDFNLPSKIPVLLASGCTIIGSVPATGTAAKAIQESGGGVIVPPEDPSALARQIEYFYYNREELLLMGKKGREYAENNYSFQTALQKYHDLLTHFGLN, encoded by the coding sequence ATGCGCATTCTTATTTACTCTTATAATTATCATCCAGAACCTATAGGTATAGCTCCTTTAATGACAGAATTAGCGGAAGGTTTAGCTACAAAAGGACATGATGTGAGAGTATTGACAGCAATGCCTTGGTATCCAGAAAGTAAAATTTATCCCGAATATCAAGGTAAAATTTATTATCAAGAAACCATCAATAATGTAAAAATTTATCGCTCTTTTGTCTGGGTAACACCCAAGCGTAATTTTCTTAATCGGGCGCTGTTTGAAATTAGTTTTTCTTTCCTCAGTTTTTGGCAGGGTTTAAAATTTTGGTCTCCTGATCTAATCTTACTAACAATACCCGGTTTGCCTGTGATTATTCCCGCTTTTTTACTAAGTAAAATATACCAAGCGCCCCTCATCGTTAACTTACAGGATATACTTCCCGAAGCAGCCGTGCAAGTCGGTTTATTAAGTAATAAAAAATTAATTAAAGTTTTTGAATTTTTAGAAAAATTCTCTTATCGAGTAGCTGATAAAATTACAGTTATTGCTGATGGCTTTACTGATAATTTACTAAAAAAACAAGTTAATACTCAAAAAATTACCAAAATATCTAATTGGGTTAATATAGATTTTATTCAACCAGTAAAAAAAGCTAATAGTTATTTCATTCAAGAAAATAATTTGCAAGGAAAATTCATTGTTTTATATTCTGGTAATATTGCTTTAACTCAACCAGTAGAAATTTTAATCAGTGTAGCTAGTAAATTAAAACATTTAGATGATTTAGTAATTGTCATTGTGGGTAAAGAAGATGCTCTAATCAAATTAGAACAAAAAAGACAACAATTAAACTGCGAAAATGTCTTACTAAAATCATTTCAACCAAGAGAAAAATTACCGCAAATGTTGGGAGCGATTGATATTGGCATGGTAGTTCAAAAAAGTAACGTTATCGATTTTAATTTACCGTCAAAAATACCTGTTTTATTAGCTAGTGGTTGTACTATTATTGGCTCAGTACCTGCCACAGGTACTGCAGCTAAAGCAATTCAAGAAAGTGGTGGAGGGGTTATTGTGCCTCCAGAAGACCCCAGCGCCCTTGCCCGTCAAATTGAATATTTTTACTATAATCGAGAAGAGTTATTATTAATGGGAAAAAAGGGTAGAGAATATGCTGAAAATAATTATTCTTTTCAAACTGCTTTACAAAAATATCATGATTTATTGACTCATTTTGGACTTAATTAG
- the murJ gene encoding murein biosynthesis integral membrane protein MurJ gives MKSEKKRSLSSIAGIVGIATLISKVVGLVREQIVAAAFGVGAVANAYAYAYVIPGFLLILLGGINGPFHSALVSVLAKREQKDSAPLIETVTTLVTTVLLIVTIILIIYASAFIDLLAPGLDAQVRDIAILQFRVMAPLAIFAGLVGIGFGSLNASDQYWLPSLSPLFSSLTIILGVGGLYWYLGNSINEPEYLQLGGFILAITTLAGGVWQWLAQQISQVKSGISGFRLRFDWGREGVNDIMKVMIPATLSSGMLHINVYTDLFFASYLENAAAAMRYANFIVLTPVGIISNVILVPFLPIFSRLTAPENWLELKDKIRQGLVLSALTMLPFTAIFCALSEPIVKIIYQRGVFQSDASAIVSPVLVAYGLGMFFYLARDVLVRVFYALGDGQTPFKISILNIFLNAVLDYFLVKYFAIQGLVFATIGVNIFSIIIMIYVLNLRLNGLPLLQWTKIFVSLTGASIIAAFSAWGINQLTLSLWGNANFILQLLNLVFASGGALVIFLLFGKLLNLPEIEILSSRILSKIKR, from the coding sequence GTGAAAAGCGAGAAAAAACGCTCTTTAAGTAGTATCGCTGGAATTGTTGGTATTGCAACCCTCATCAGTAAGGTGGTGGGTTTAGTGCGAGAGCAAATAGTGGCGGCTGCTTTCGGGGTGGGCGCTGTTGCTAATGCCTATGCCTACGCCTATGTTATTCCCGGTTTTCTGCTTATCCTGCTAGGGGGAATTAATGGACCTTTTCACAGCGCCCTTGTCAGTGTTTTGGCAAAACGAGAACAAAAAGATTCAGCGCCCCTCATCGAAACTGTAACTACTCTGGTGACAACTGTATTATTAATTGTTACCATTATCTTAATTATTTATGCTAGTGCGTTTATCGATTTACTAGCACCCGGTTTAGATGCACAGGTGAGAGATATTGCTATCCTTCAATTTAGGGTAATGGCGCCCCTCGCCATTTTTGCAGGATTGGTGGGTATTGGTTTTGGTAGTCTTAACGCTTCTGATCAATATTGGCTACCCAGTTTAAGCCCTCTTTTCTCCAGTTTAACCATTATTCTCGGTGTTGGGGGCTTATATTGGTACTTGGGGAATAGTATTAATGAGCCAGAATACTTGCAATTAGGAGGTTTTATCCTCGCTATCACTACTCTAGCTGGGGGAGTTTGGCAATGGTTAGCACAACAAATCAGTCAAGTGAAATCGGGCATTAGTGGTTTTCGACTGCGGTTTGATTGGGGTAGAGAAGGGGTTAACGACATTATGAAGGTGATGATTCCTGCTACTTTGTCATCGGGAATGTTACATATTAATGTTTATACTGACTTATTTTTTGCTTCCTATTTGGAAAATGCGGCTGCCGCCATGCGTTACGCCAATTTCATTGTTTTAACTCCCGTGGGGATTATTTCTAATGTTATTTTAGTACCGTTTTTGCCAATTTTTTCTCGTTTAACAGCGCCCGAAAATTGGCTAGAATTGAAAGATAAAATTAGACAAGGTTTGGTTTTATCCGCCTTGACAATGTTACCTTTTACTGCTATTTTTTGTGCTTTATCTGAACCGATTGTTAAAATTATTTATCAAAGGGGTGTTTTTCAAAGTGACGCATCGGCAATCGTTTCTCCGGTTTTAGTTGCCTATGGTTTAGGAATGTTTTTCTATTTAGCTAGGGATGTTTTGGTGAGAGTTTTTTATGCTTTAGGAGATGGTCAAACTCCTTTTAAAATTAGTATTTTAAATATTTTTCTCAATGCTGTTTTAGATTATTTTTTAGTAAAATATTTTGCTATTCAAGGTTTAGTTTTTGCTACTATTGGCGTTAATATTTTCTCCATTATAATTATGATTTATGTACTTAATTTACGCCTTAATGGTTTACCTCTTTTACAGTGGACAAAAATTTTTGTTAGTTTGACGGGCGCTAGTATCATCGCTGCTTTTTCTGCTTGGGGTATCAATCAATTAACTTTATCATTATGGGGAAATGCTAATTTTATCTTGCAATTACTCAATCTCGTTTTTGCTAGTGGAGGGGCGCTGGTTATTTTTCTTTTATTCGGTAAGTTGTTAAATTTACCTGAAATAGAAATACTATCTTCTCGCATTTTAAGTAAGATAAAGAGATAA
- a CDS encoding DUF697 domain-containing protein: MRLSKIITIVIGLSIIFGLMLWLISALSRLYSEIAWTSPFLANFLVFVLIVLLMCFIGIFVYYFFLTPQKSTRKGSKRKNLPALPAEKNEIASQTIKAVKKQVAQIQDEVTQQALLAKSQEIEANFSTGRLKLAVFGTGSAGKTSLVNALMGEIVGEIKPSIGTTTEGVTYTLQLPNVNREILITDTPGILEMGAPGEIREQLARQLATEADLLLFVCDNDLRASEFKPLEALATIGKRSILVFNKIDLYSEEEQEEIITNLQQRVKVFMASGDVIKACANPQPVQFSAEETIQPDIEITAVIKRLAVICRAEGDNLLADNILLQSQRLGDEARKLIAQQRTREADKIISRYQWIGAGVVACTPVPVVDMLAAAAVNAQMVVEIGQVYGCELNSDRGRDLAVSLGKTLVSLGVVKGAVELVARALQLTLATYVVGKAIQGVSAAYLTRIAGKSFIEYFSQDQDWGDGGITEVVQRQFKLSRKDEFVKAFVQDAIARVIEPIKDTFEDNFVEEEKSNSGYFDDGWGSEREGAEW; the protein is encoded by the coding sequence ATGCGCCTTTCCAAAATTATCACTATTGTTATTGGTTTAAGTATCATTTTTGGCTTAATGCTATGGTTAATCAGCGCCCTCAGCCGTTTATATAGTGAAATTGCTTGGACTAGCCCTTTTTTAGCTAATTTCCTCGTTTTTGTGTTAATCGTCTTATTAATGTGCTTTATCGGTATATTTGTTTATTATTTTTTCCTTACTCCCCAAAAAAGTACCAGAAAAGGCAGTAAAAGAAAAAATTTACCAGCATTACCAGCCGAGAAAAACGAAATCGCTTCCCAAACTATTAAAGCAGTAAAAAAACAAGTTGCCCAAATTCAAGACGAAGTAACTCAACAGGCATTATTGGCAAAATCCCAAGAAATTGAAGCGAATTTCAGCACAGGAAGATTAAAATTAGCAGTTTTTGGCACGGGTAGCGCAGGAAAAACCTCCCTAGTTAATGCTTTGATGGGAGAAATTGTCGGGGAAATTAAACCCAGCATCGGCACAACCACCGAAGGGGTGACTTATACTCTACAATTACCCAATGTTAACCGAGAAATTTTGATTACTGATACTCCCGGCATTCTGGAAATGGGCGCACCCGGCGAAATTCGAGAGCAATTAGCGCGACAATTAGCAACAGAAGCAGATTTATTACTATTTGTTTGTGATAACGATTTGCGCGCCTCGGAGTTTAAGCCATTGGAGGCGTTGGCAACTATTGGCAAAAGATCGATTTTAGTTTTTAATAAAATTGATTTATATTCAGAAGAAGAGCAAGAGGAAATTATCACTAACTTACAGCAACGGGTAAAAGTTTTTATGGCTAGTGGGGATGTCATCAAAGCCTGTGCAAATCCTCAGCCTGTGCAGTTTTCTGCCGAAGAAACTATCCAACCTGACATAGAAATTACGGCAGTTATTAAACGTTTAGCGGTGATTTGTCGTGCCGAAGGAGATAATTTATTGGCTGATAATATTTTGTTGCAATCCCAACGGTTAGGAGACGAAGCGCGCAAGTTAATTGCCCAACAGCGCACGAGGGAAGCGGATAAAATCATCTCTCGTTACCAGTGGATAGGCGCTGGGGTGGTAGCTTGTACCCCTGTACCTGTGGTGGATATGTTGGCGGCGGCGGCGGTTAATGCGCAAATGGTGGTAGAAATTGGGCAGGTTTATGGTTGTGAGTTAAATAGTGATCGGGGTCGTGATTTGGCGGTATCTTTAGGTAAAACCCTTGTTAGTTTGGGTGTGGTGAAGGGCGCTGTAGAGTTGGTGGCAAGGGCGCTACAATTAACCCTCGCTACCTATGTGGTGGGTAAGGCTATTCAAGGGGTAAGTGCGGCTTATCTTACTCGTATCGCTGGAAAGAGTTTTATTGAGTATTTTAGCCAAGATCAAGATTGGGGTGATGGTGGTATTACGGAAGTAGTACAAAGACAATTTAAGTTGAGTCGCAAGGATGAGTTTGTCAAGGCGTTTGTGCAGGATGCCATAGCGAGGGTTATTGAGCCTATTAAGGATACTTTTGAGGATAATTTTGTGGAGGAAGAAAAAAGTAACTCTGGTTATTTTGATGACGGTTGGGGAAGTGAGAGGGAGGGCGCTGAGTGGTGA